The stretch of DNA TTCAGCAGATAAAAAAGAATAGTCTTCAATATCAATTTCTATATCGTTAATTGTAATGCTTTCACTAATATTTTTTTCTATATAATCGTAACCTGGAAATTTAATGTTTATATAAATCGTCCTTAAAATTCCACATAACACACTCAAAGATATTATTACTGCAATCACTTTTTTACGCATTTGTTTACCCTCATTTCAATTGCGCCAGCAACTGCATTCAAAATAACAACCAAAAAAGAAACTATTAACAGATTTAGTAATAAAACCTTATAATTAAAACTAAATAACGCCTGACTTGGACGCAATTGATTAGTAATCATATAATAACTTACCAACTCAAATTTGTTTTCAGTTTTATACAGTGCCAAAGCAACTAATATAGGAATTGCTAAAGACTCTAAAGTGGTTTTGCACATTCTTGATACAGTAATATAAAAAGAAGATATAAATCCAGCGCAAACAGTATTAATTATAAAAAAAAGAAATAAATACAGCATAGGATGGCAAAGATACAATTCCCCAAATGTATTTTCTATTATAGGAAAATAACCTGAAAACAGTTCAGGCTTAGCCAAAGGAAGGAATAATAAAGATGACGAAATAACAATTAACATCATAGCACTACAAGTTATCGCTCCGCTAAGAAAAGCTTTTCTTAAGACACATACAGTCGCCTTAATATCAGTAATATGCTTGCATTCTTTCCTAAGCATTACAATTGAAGACATCGAGACCAAAAACGGAAACATACGATAAAATAAATCAGGAGCTGCTGAATAATTACTAAGTAATAACGATCCATTGTAAAATGAAACTGGATAATACTCTTGAAAAAAATTGGCGTTATATTCTAGTTGAGTCATCATACATTTCTGTTCTTCAGTGCTCACCACAATCTGCCAAACAGATAATATCAAAGCAACCAGCAAAGGGAATGCTGTTATCTTACATATATACTTACTTATAACAAATCACCTAATTCCATTTTTGTTTGTATATGTATGAATTAAACCGGATAAATATAATATCCGGTTTAATCCATACAATCAATAACAGTTATTAAAAATCAGAATTTTTTAATGTTTTTAAGCAAGATTAAAGAATTGTGTAATTTCCAACGCTATCAGGACTCCAATAACCACCAAGAGTATATCCATACCCTTTTCCATTTGTAAACTCCAGAAAAGTTAGAGTATTTCCGAACTGTTCATAAGCCCAATTAGTTAAAAAATACTGCTTTCCAGTGGAAAACTCTCTTCTTCTCTCTGTATTTGTGGCTTTATTATAACCGCAATACACTTCTTTTCCGTTTTTGTTCAAACATTTCGTATCTACATACAACTTGTTACACCATGATGGTGTATCTCCCCTACCAGGTATTTTACTGCCCTGTTTACAATCAGTAACAAATACATACACATATGAATTATTAGTCTTTTCACGTTTTTCAGAAGAAGCTTTCTGCCAGGCGCACTTTGTGTTACCATTTTCATCTTTATACGTATACGCTGGGTTTACATATATTGTTCTTCCTCCATAATACTTTGTTCTTTCTCTCGTATCGCCAAAATTTGAGTCATATGTATTTGCAGCTTTAACAATGCTTATACCACTTGTTCCTATCATCATAACTGCAAGAGCAGTGTAAAAAAACTTTCTTATGCTTTTCATAACTCATAAGTCCTCTCTATAATTTGTACTATTTTTTTTATTATGCCTTAGAGAACAACTTTGCGCAAAGATTTTCATCTATAAAGCTTTTTTATTATATCATATATATATATATATGTCAACTATTTTTTTATATTCAATTTCAGATTTTTTTATGTCGATATTTCATTTTTAGATGCATGGCATTGCATTACTCATCGTTTATAAATATGACAATACAATGCGTATAATAATAATCAGGGCTGTCAATGAATTACTCTTAAAAATGTAAGAAGTATAAAAACTTTTTTATACTTTGAATTAATGTTCTAAAATACTAAAGGAAAACGAAGTTCATCAACATGTTTTCATAAAAATACAGATGCCATTTCAAAAAATGTGAGATGGCATCTGTTGTTTCATCCGGTATATTTCTGTGTCGCAGGAAGTATTCTCTTTGCTGCAAGGGAAACGAGGACTGTAAGGACAACATCCTTTGGCAGGAAGATAAGAAAACAGTTTACGAAAAGCGGCCAGACTTTCATTCCGTCGCCGTCAAGGTAATAGTTCATGATTATGTAGCAGTGAAGCATACCAAATGCATAGACTACTGCATATCCGGCAAAAGCCGCTGCGAGAAGTCTCTTCTGTGAAGGTTCCTTTTCCTTATGGGCGATAAGTCCTGTAACGAAGGCACCCGGAATGTATCCGACAAGGTATCCGAACGTTGGTTCAAACACATACCAGAGTCCGCCTCCCTTTGTGAATACCGGTATTCCTATAAGTCCGAGAATAACGTAAAGCAGAGCACTTAACGAACCGTACTTTTTTCCGAGAAGAAGTCCTGCGAGTGTTGTAAACTGAAACTGAAGTGTGAAAGGTACAGGCGGTATCGGGATTTTTATAAATCCGCCTATGATGATAAGCGCTGTAAACATTGCGCACAGGCACATCATTACTGTTTTGTTTCTGCTGGTACTGATCGTTCCGGTCATTGTAAAGTATCATTTCCTTTTTTGAATATTTTTTGGATCCTTTAAGAGTATACCACACTGTTTTATTATTGTCAACTATTTTTTCACATGTAAGTATACAATCATAATTCTGCACGGTATACGCTCCTGCTCCGGAATCACCTGAAAAATCAAAGGCGAACACCATCTGATATAAATGACGGTGTTCGCCTGAATACACTATTTTTTTATTTTCTGTCCGGCATCTGATTCAGACAGTAATATCACTGTCCCATACGCTGTGCAGCGTCGTTGCGCACTGAATTGAGGATGAT from Ruminococcus sp. HUN007 encodes:
- a CDS encoding biotin transporter BioY, translating into MTGTISTSRNKTVMMCLCAMFTALIIIGGFIKIPIPPVPFTLQFQFTTLAGLLLGKKYGSLSALLYVILGLIGIPVFTKGGGLWYVFEPTFGYLVGYIPGAFVTGLIAHKEKEPSQKRLLAAAFAGYAVVYAFGMLHCYIIMNYYLDGDGMKVWPLFVNCFLIFLPKDVVLTVLVSLAAKRILPATQKYTG